One genomic segment of Candidatus Eremiobacterota bacterium includes these proteins:
- a CDS encoding P-II family nitrogen regulator yields the protein MKRLEIVLERDQIPMVCGVLSQHATGYTIVPEVTGYGHHGTRKEGEVVLIVTVVTRDHVDPILDILGPLLDRRSGVVLITDVQVMHAEHFVPELKTQPLPRI from the coding sequence ATGAAACGGCTCGAGATCGTGCTCGAGCGCGATCAGATTCCGATGGTGTGCGGCGTGCTGAGCCAGCACGCGACCGGCTACACGATCGTTCCGGAGGTCACCGGCTACGGCCACCACGGGACGCGCAAGGAAGGCGAGGTCGTCCTGATCGTCACCGTGGTGACCCGCGACCACGTCGACCCGATCCTCGACATCCTGGGCCCGCTGCTCGACCGGCGCTCCGGGGTCGTGCTCATCACCGACGTGCAGGTGATGCATGCCGAGCACTTCGTCCCCGAGCTGAAGACTCAGCCGCTGCCGCGCATCTGA